A genomic window from Fusarium oxysporum Fo47 chromosome VIII, complete sequence includes:
- a CDS encoding uncharacterized protein (of unknown function-domain containing protein) yields the protein MRSRQSSNYGTEIETEPFPPIEDASPRTNNTASSSRAENRPAASSSLSGRLRRVSASFEVSNPPEGFMAATGTICSSIFTRQAVPPTSSNLPVLMQQSPDAGGPSRQSTFPAINDEVPPEEKDRPSAALASRALTGEPATAAPFANGYHFPPKHSAWQSTMSGCIAFWNYFLTPLGFCVTIYGLNVVAWGGMLFLLLCNASPAMCHPSCNDINSPRRKWIEWDSQILNALFCVTGFGLAPWRFRDLWFLYQYQVQGKEIFLRRLGGIHRGWFRLPGSAELHPKIGPENVSSSPHLVSSIACPYPKDKIPDAPLTGQRAPATPIWKLGAVIWLMVWNTFFQCCLAGFMWGMNRYNRPSWATGLFVGLGCMVAAVGGIVIFIEGKKVKGIEGVPISDKDIQQLQEDREKGIWHYNNIKDKDLTEDVKKKKVAKK from the exons ATGCGCTCCCGACAATCTTCCAATTACGGAACCGAGATCGAAACCGAACCGTTTCCACCCATCGAAGATGCGTCACCGCGCACTAACAATACAGCCTCTTCATCGCGCGCTGAGAATCGTCCAGCcgcctcatcatcgctgaGCGGTCGACTTCGTCGCGTCTCCGCAAGCTTCGAAGTGTCTAACCCCCCCGAGGGCTTCATGGCCGCAACAGGAACCATCTGTTCATCCATTTTCACACGTCAAGCAGTGCCGCCTACTTCCTCGAACCTTCCAGTACTGATGCAACAAAGCCCCGATGCTGGAGGTCCTTCGAGACAGAGCACATTTCCTGCCATTAATGATGAGGTGCCTCCTGAAGAAAAGGATCGCCCGAGCGCGGCATTGGCGAGCCGGGCTCTCACGGGAGAACCAGCTACTGCTGCCCCTTTCGCTAATGGATACCATTTCCCTCCTAAGCACTCCGCTTGGCAATCGACAATGTCTGGCTGTATCGCCTTCTGGAACTATTTCTTGACGCCTCTGGGCTTCTGCGTTACGATCTATGGTCTGAATGTTGTTGCTTGGGGAGGCATGCTCTTCCTGCTCCTCTG CAATGCCTCCCCTGCCATGTGCCACCCGTCTTGCAATGATATCAACTCGCCCAGGCGAAAATGGATTGAATGGGACTCGCAGATCCTCAACGCTCTCTTCTGCGTTACAGGTTTTGGGCTTGCTCCCTGGCGATTCCGCGACCTTTGGTTCTTATATCAATACCAAGTGCAAGGGAAGGAGATATTCCTCCGGCGGCTGGGTGGAATTCACCGAGGCTGGTTCCGACTCCCCGGCTCCGCAGAGCTCCACCCTAAGATAGGGCCGGAAAATGTGTCAAGCTCACCTCACCTTGTCTCGTCTATCGCCTGTCCATATCCCAAGGATAAGATTCCCGACGCCCCCCTGACCGGTCAACGCGCACCGGCCACGCCAATTTGGAAGCTGGGCGCCGTAATCTGGCTGATGGTCTGGAATACCTTCTTTCAGTGTTGTCTCGCCGGCTTCATGTGGGGAATGAACAGATATAACCGGCCTAGCTGGGCGACCGGGCTCTTTGTCGGCCTCGGGTGTATGGTTGCCGCTGTCGGGGGAATCGTTATATTCATTGAAGGAAAGAAGGTCAAGGGCATCGAGGGAGTTCCCATCAGCGACAAGGATATCCAGCAGCTTCAAGAGGACCGAGAGAAGGGCATTTGGCATTATAATAACATCAAAGACAAGGACTTAACAGAAGATgtaaaaaagaagaaggtagCCAAAAAATGA
- a CDS encoding choline dehydrogenase (oxidoreductase, putative; unnamed protein product; oxidoreductase, putative. unnamed protein product; oxidoreductase, putative. unnamed protein product. oxidoreductase, putative. unnamed protein product): MRPTNILAAVSAVASVVGAVDLTGYEYVVVGSGAGGGPLAARLALAGHKTLLIDAGDDQGQSLNYTVPAYSARASEDEDIAWNFFVRHYADDKRQAQDYKTTYETPDGGEYTGLDPPKGSTIKGTLYPRTATIGGCTAHNALIALYPWKSDFEYIASLTGDTSWSADNMRKYFVRLEDNNYLLPGKPGHGYNGWLSTETAPLSIALQDPQLLSLITGGAFALGNLTDNIINVATLLAGDANADTDGRDAKGGFFQAPIHSKNGIRVGPREFILAVRDAKDSKGNKKYPLDVRMNCHVTKVVFDESEDPPRATGVEFLDGRGIYKASPLSRSAGAGKPGSATASREVIVAGGTYNSPQILKLSGIGPADELKKFNIPVISDLPGVGTNLQDHYEIVVQSRIPKNFSALHGCTFDGGPDDKCLDQWQKPLLGLTANKGTYTSSGLPVAMLYKSTAADRGDWDIFAFGGPVNFRGYFPNYSYNATAEHDIFSWAILKGQPRNHAGTVTLKSDDPLDVPEIVYNYFDTGDDGYEKDIQALAEAVDLTRDAFGRQIIPTKEVLPGASVSTKGEVEDYIKNTAWGHHASCTCPIGAVDDEMAVLDSKFRVRGVKGLRVVDASVYPRIPGTFTAVSTFIVAEKAADDILSGLSGLS, encoded by the coding sequence ATGAGACCCACCAATATCTTGGCCGCCGTTAGCGCCGTCGCATCCGTCGTCGGAGCAGTAGACCTCACTGGCTACGAATATGTCGTTGTCGGATCAGGAGCCGGTGGTGGTCCTCTCGCCGCTCGGCTCGCCCTAGCTGGACATAAGACACTGCTCATCGACGCAGGTGACGACCAAGGCCAGAGCCTTAACTACACAGTACCAGCTTACTCAGCGAGGGCGTCTGAGGACGAAGACATTGCCTGGAACTTCTTTGTCAGACACTATGCCGATGACAAGAGACAAGCCCAAGACTACAAAACGACCTATGAAACACCTGATGGCGGCGAATACACCGGCCTCGATCCGCCTAAGGGCTCCACTATCAAGGGAACCTTATATCCTCGAACCGCCACGATAGGTGGCTGTACTGCTCATAACGCTCTCATTGCGCTCTATCCATGGAAGAGTGATTTTGAGTATATCGCAAGCCTGACAGGTGATACTTCCTGGTCTGCTGATAATATGCGCAAATATTTTGTCCGTCTTGAAGATAATAACTACCTCTTGCCTGGAAAGCCCGGCCACGGTTATAATGGCTGGCTAAGCACAGAAACTGCCCCGCTCAGCATTGCCCTTCAAGATCCTCAGCTATTAAGCTTGATTACTGGAGGAGCATTTGCCCTTGGCAACCTGACtgacaacatcatcaacgtgGCAACTCTGCTTGCTGGAGACGCCAACGCTGATACAGACGGCCGAGATGCAAAAGGAGGATTCTTCCAGGCCCCCATTCACTCAAAGAATGGTATTCGAGTTGGCCCCCGAGAGTTTATCCTCGCGGTACGCGATGCAAAGGATTCAAAAGGAAACAAAAAGTATCCTTTGGACGTGCGTATGAACTGCCACGTCACAAAGGTCGTCTTTGACGAGTCTGAGGATCCTCCCCGTGCCACAGGTGTTGAGTTTCTGGACGGCAGGGGTATTTACAAAGCAAGCCCCCTGTCACGATCTGCCGGTGCCGGTAAGCCCGGTTCCGCTACAGCTTCACGCGAGGTCATTGTTGCAGGAGGAACATACAACTCTCCTCAGATTCTCAAGCTTAGCGGAATCGGTCCTGCGGATGAATTGAAGAAATTCAACATCCCCGTGATATCAGACCTCCCCGGTGTAGGCACCAATCTTCAGGACCATTACGAGATCGTGGTTCAATCGCGCATTCCAAAGAACTTCAGTGCCCTGCATGGCTGCACATTCGATGGTGGGCCAGACGATAAATGCTTGGACCAGTGGCAAAAGCCTCTTCTTGGCTTAACAGCTAACAAGGGGACGTATACCTCTTCTGGCTTGCCTGTTGCAATGCTGTATAAGAGCACTGCCGCCGACAGAGGAGATTGGGATATCTTCGCCTTTGGAGGTCCTGTCAACTTCCGCGGCTACTTTCCCAACTACAGCTATAACGCTACAGCTGAGCATGACATCTTTTCTTGGGCCATTCTCAAGGGCCAGCCGCGAAACCATGCTGGAACTGTTACATTGAAGTCCGATGATCCGCTAGACGTCCCGGAAATTGTTTACAATTATTTTGATACTGGCGATGACGGATACGAAAAGGATATCCAAGCTTTGGCAGAGGCAGTAGACCTCACCAGAGATGCATTTGGCCGGCAAATTATTCCGACCAAGGAAGTTCTCCCAGGAGCTTCAGTTAGTACAAAAGGTGAAGTCGAGGATTATATCAAGAACACAGCTTGGGGACATCATGCTAGCTGTACATGCCCTATCGGTGCTGTTGACGATGAAATGGCCGTCTTGGACTCAAAGTTTCGAGTACGAGGTGTCAAGGGACTGCGTGTAGTGGATGCTTCTGTGTATCCGAGAATTCCTGGAACCTTTACAGCTGTTTCGACCTTTattgttgctgagaaggctgcGGATGATATCTTGAGCGGTCTGTCGGGCTTATCCTAG